The following are encoded in a window of Hyalangium minutum genomic DNA:
- the treY gene encoding malto-oligosyltrehalose synthase, which translates to MLLQGLEEGSAGATAKAEGGVSIADKLFARIREDLLARARATPLSTYRIQLHKGFTFQEAQAVVPYLARLGVSDFYASPYLKASPGSTHGYDCVDHQQLNPEVGSAEDHAALCHALREQGMGHVLDVVPNHMGIERFNALWFDVLENGPASVYAKYFDIDWAPVKAELRDKVLLPILGDQYGIVLENGELKLGYRSGAFFIHYYDHLLPLAPRQYARVLRPGFEELETRLGATNPHLIELQSILTAIEHLPTRTETERSKVIERNREKEVIKRRLAAVVDASPEIATFVTARVEACNGAPGNPRSFDTLDELLAECSYRLAHWRVAGEEINYRRFFDINGLAAIRVEDPDVFEEAHARIFDWLSRGDITGLRIDHPDGLFDPTAYFLRLQERFFLVQARARFIEEHGESDARWSTVEQRLVERWRSEVAEDLSSPLRKALFVVVEKIQGGRERMPEAWAVHGTTGYRFANFVGGVFVQPDAEKQLTDIYHRFIGESPNFEDLVYQKKLLIMRTAMASEINMLAYELNRISEMHRRTRDFTLNSLRRTLVEFIALFPVYRTYVDGWRPELDARDVQYIEWTIARAKERNATTNVSIYDFLRDILLRRYPDHLNERERAAMLRFAMKLQQVTGPVMAKGLEDTSFYIYNRLVSLNEVGGEPEHFGTRVVDFHQRNRERAENWPASLLTTSTHDTKRSEDVRARIHVLTELPEEWGRRAEHWSQLNAAHVAKLPSGPAPSRNDEYLFYQTLIGAWPMGGEPLSGPELQDFQRRVREYMAKAIKEAKVRTSWTNPDADYDTAVARFVDACFDPAKNGAFLEDVRQFKRRIEPAGQINSLGQLLLKLASPGVVDTYQGCELWDLSLVDPDNRRPVDFTLRSQLLEALEREAAEDAAGLCARLMANPDDGRIKLYTLTQGLRLRQRHMALFRAGGYHELELEGPRARAALAFARKHEDSRVLAVVPRFTLAALEGEGGLARAYEGTFVALPEAYGGMMFRDVFTGREVRPERGATGGVVLPLSPLLAAFPVVLLERSKG; encoded by the coding sequence ATGCTGCTCCAAGGGTTGGAAGAGGGGAGTGCCGGCGCTACGGCGAAGGCAGAGGGTGGTGTGTCCATCGCGGACAAGCTGTTCGCTCGCATTCGCGAGGACCTGCTCGCGCGCGCTCGCGCCACGCCGCTGTCCACGTATCGCATTCAGCTCCACAAGGGCTTCACCTTCCAGGAGGCCCAGGCCGTGGTGCCGTATCTGGCCCGCCTCGGAGTGAGCGACTTCTACGCGTCGCCCTACTTGAAGGCGTCCCCCGGCAGCACCCACGGGTATGACTGCGTCGACCACCAGCAGCTCAACCCCGAGGTGGGCTCCGCCGAGGACCACGCTGCTCTCTGCCACGCGCTCCGCGAGCAGGGCATGGGACACGTGCTCGACGTCGTCCCCAACCACATGGGCATCGAACGCTTCAATGCCCTGTGGTTCGACGTGCTGGAGAACGGCCCGGCCTCCGTCTACGCGAAGTACTTCGACATCGACTGGGCCCCTGTGAAGGCGGAGCTGCGCGACAAGGTGCTCCTGCCCATCCTCGGAGATCAGTACGGCATCGTCCTGGAGAATGGTGAGCTCAAGCTCGGCTACCGCTCCGGTGCTTTCTTCATCCACTATTACGATCACCTGCTACCCCTGGCACCCCGGCAGTACGCCCGCGTGCTGCGCCCAGGGTTCGAAGAGCTCGAGACGCGGCTCGGTGCGACGAATCCGCACCTCATCGAGCTGCAGTCCATCCTCACCGCCATCGAGCACCTGCCCACTCGCACCGAGACGGAGCGCTCCAAGGTCATCGAGCGCAACCGCGAGAAGGAGGTCATCAAGCGGCGCCTCGCCGCGGTGGTGGATGCCAGCCCAGAGATCGCCACCTTCGTGACCGCCCGCGTGGAGGCCTGCAACGGCGCCCCCGGCAACCCGCGCTCGTTCGACACGTTGGATGAGCTGCTCGCCGAGTGCAGCTACCGGCTCGCCCACTGGCGCGTCGCCGGCGAGGAGATCAACTACCGCCGCTTCTTCGACATCAACGGTCTGGCCGCCATCCGTGTAGAGGACCCTGACGTCTTCGAAGAGGCCCACGCCCGCATCTTCGACTGGCTGAGCCGGGGCGATATCACCGGCCTGCGCATCGATCATCCGGACGGGCTCTTTGACCCGACCGCCTACTTCCTGAGGCTCCAGGAGCGCTTCTTCCTGGTGCAGGCCCGTGCGCGCTTCATCGAAGAGCACGGCGAGAGCGACGCGCGCTGGTCCACCGTGGAGCAGCGGCTCGTGGAGCGCTGGCGGAGCGAGGTGGCGGAGGACTTGAGCTCCCCACTGCGCAAGGCCCTCTTCGTCGTGGTGGAGAAGATCCAAGGTGGCCGCGAGCGAATGCCCGAAGCCTGGGCCGTGCACGGCACCACTGGCTACCGCTTCGCCAACTTCGTGGGCGGCGTCTTCGTCCAGCCAGACGCCGAGAAGCAGCTCACGGACATCTACCACCGCTTCATCGGTGAGTCGCCGAACTTCGAGGATCTCGTCTACCAGAAGAAGCTCCTCATCATGCGCACGGCCATGGCGAGCGAGATCAACATGCTCGCCTATGAGCTGAACCGCATCTCCGAGATGCACCGGCGCACGCGCGACTTCACCCTCAACAGCCTGCGCCGCACCTTGGTGGAGTTCATCGCGCTGTTCCCCGTCTACCGCACCTATGTAGACGGCTGGCGCCCCGAGCTCGATGCGCGGGACGTGCAGTACATCGAGTGGACCATCGCCCGCGCCAAGGAGCGCAACGCCACCACCAACGTCAGCATCTACGACTTCCTCCGGGACATCCTCCTGCGGCGCTACCCGGATCACCTCAACGAGCGCGAGCGCGCCGCCATGCTGCGCTTCGCCATGAAGCTCCAGCAGGTGACCGGCCCGGTGATGGCCAAGGGCCTGGAGGACACTTCCTTCTACATCTACAACCGGCTCGTCTCGCTCAACGAGGTGGGTGGTGAGCCGGAGCACTTCGGCACCCGCGTGGTGGACTTCCACCAGCGCAACCGTGAGCGCGCCGAGAACTGGCCCGCAAGTCTGCTCACCACCAGTACCCACGACACCAAGCGCAGCGAGGACGTGCGCGCCCGCATCCACGTGCTCACCGAGCTGCCCGAGGAGTGGGGCCGCCGCGCCGAGCACTGGAGCCAGCTCAACGCCGCTCACGTCGCGAAGCTGCCCAGCGGCCCCGCGCCCTCGCGCAACGACGAGTACCTCTTCTACCAGACCCTCATCGGCGCCTGGCCCATGGGCGGCGAGCCGCTCTCCGGCCCAGAGCTCCAGGACTTCCAGCGCCGCGTGCGCGAGTACATGGCCAAGGCCATCAAGGAGGCCAAGGTCCGCACCTCGTGGACCAACCCGGACGCCGACTACGACACCGCCGTGGCCCGCTTCGTGGACGCCTGCTTCGATCCGGCCAAGAACGGCGCCTTCCTCGAGGACGTGCGCCAGTTCAAGCGGCGCATCGAGCCCGCGGGGCAGATCAACTCCCTGGGGCAGCTCCTCCTCAAGCTCGCCTCGCCCGGCGTCGTGGACACCTATCAGGGGTGCGAGCTGTGGGATTTGTCCCTCGTGGACCCTGACAACCGGCGCCCCGTGGACTTCACGCTCCGCTCCCAGCTGCTCGAGGCCCTGGAGCGCGAGGCCGCCGAGGATGCCGCGGGCCTGTGCGCGCGGCTCATGGCGAACCCGGACGACGGGCGCATCAAGCTCTACACCCTCACCCAGGGCCTGCGTCTGCGTCAGCGCCACATGGCCCTCTTCCGCGCCGGCGGCTACCACGAGCTGGAGCTGGAGGGGCCTCGCGCCCGGGCCGCCCTGGCCTTTGCCCGCAAGCACGAGGACTCACGGGTCCTCGCCGTGGTGCCTCGCTTCACCCTGGCCGCCCTGGAAGGGGAGGGGGGCCTGGCTCGCGCCTATGAAGGCACTTTCGTGGCGCTTCCGGAGGCGTATGGAGGCATGATGTTCCGGGACGTCTTCACCGGACGCGAGGTGCGGCCAGAGCGCGGGGCGACGGGTGGCGTGGTGCTGCCCCTCTCACCGCTCCTCGCGGCGTTCCCGGTCGTCCTCTTGGAGAGGAGCAAGGGATGA
- the glgX gene encoding glycogen debranching protein GlgX: MRRAEVLPGKPFPLGATYDGEGINFAVFSEHARKIEVCLFDPDMPSREIRRIPLVETTYQVHHAYVPGLKPGTLYGLRAHGPYEPRRGLRFNSHKLLVDPYARALHGRMELSAPIHAYKGEAETDKDADLTLDTRDSAAGVPKAVVLTDDFDWEGDRRPATPLNRSLLYELHVKGFTQLHPAVPEHQRGTYAGLAHPAVTEYLQKLGVTAVELLPIHAAVDESFLAKKGLTNYWGYNTLGYFAPDARFSSSGSLGGQVNEFKHMVQALHRAGIEVILDVVYNHTCEGNHHGPTLSFKGLDNSAYYRLNEKEPRFYLDFTGCGNSWNATHPYALKLVVDSLRYWVEVMHVDGFRFDLATTLGRDRHGYDPRAAFFQMVHGDPVLSQVKLISEPWDVGDFGYQVGNFPVLWSEWNGKYRDTIRRYWKGDDRQAAEIGYRLTGSSDLYALSGRGPTASVNFITAHDGFTLSDLVTYNEKHNEANLEGNRDGSNDNHSWNCGVEGETDNAVINALRDQQMRNFIATLFVSQGVPMLVAGDEFGRTQKGNNNAYCQDSPISWVNWELSARQRSLLDFTLRMSKLRREQPVLRKRRFFRGAHIWDSELKDLAWFRPDGKEMRKDDWEKPYVRSLSFLLGGDAIPTLDEQGERIVGDTLLVLMNAHHEPMAFALPAIEWGADWELVVDTTTSEDCSHVHTPAGGKVQVAGRSMVVLRRPATDL; this comes from the coding sequence ATGAGGAGGGCGGAGGTGCTACCAGGGAAGCCGTTTCCCCTGGGCGCCACGTACGACGGAGAGGGCATCAACTTCGCGGTCTTCAGCGAACACGCCCGGAAGATCGAAGTCTGTCTCTTCGACCCGGACATGCCCTCCCGAGAGATCCGCCGCATTCCCCTGGTGGAGACCACCTACCAGGTCCACCACGCCTACGTTCCCGGCCTCAAGCCGGGCACCCTCTACGGCCTGCGCGCCCATGGCCCCTACGAGCCTCGGCGCGGCCTGCGCTTCAACTCGCACAAGCTGCTGGTGGATCCGTACGCCCGCGCCCTGCACGGCCGCATGGAGCTGTCCGCGCCCATCCACGCCTACAAGGGCGAGGCCGAGACCGACAAGGACGCCGACCTCACGCTGGACACGCGGGACAGCGCCGCGGGTGTGCCCAAGGCCGTGGTGCTCACCGATGACTTCGACTGGGAGGGAGACCGCCGGCCTGCCACGCCGCTGAACCGCTCGCTGCTGTACGAGCTGCACGTGAAGGGCTTCACTCAGCTCCACCCCGCCGTGCCCGAGCACCAGCGCGGCACCTACGCGGGCCTGGCCCATCCGGCCGTCACCGAGTACCTCCAGAAGCTGGGCGTCACCGCCGTGGAGCTGCTGCCCATCCACGCCGCCGTGGACGAGTCCTTCCTCGCCAAGAAGGGCCTCACCAACTACTGGGGCTACAACACCCTGGGCTACTTCGCCCCGGACGCGCGCTTCAGCAGCTCCGGCTCCCTCGGCGGCCAGGTCAACGAGTTCAAGCACATGGTCCAGGCGCTCCACCGCGCCGGCATCGAAGTCATCCTCGACGTCGTCTACAACCACACCTGCGAGGGCAACCACCACGGGCCCACGCTCTCCTTCAAGGGCCTGGACAACAGCGCCTACTACCGGCTCAACGAGAAGGAGCCGCGCTTCTACCTGGACTTCACCGGCTGCGGGAACTCGTGGAACGCCACCCACCCGTACGCGCTCAAGCTCGTGGTGGACTCGCTGCGCTACTGGGTCGAAGTCATGCACGTGGACGGGTTCCGCTTCGACCTGGCCACCACCCTGGGCCGCGACAGGCACGGGTATGATCCCCGCGCCGCCTTCTTCCAGATGGTCCACGGCGACCCCGTGCTCAGCCAGGTGAAGCTCATCTCCGAGCCCTGGGACGTGGGCGACTTTGGCTACCAGGTGGGCAACTTCCCCGTGCTCTGGAGCGAGTGGAACGGCAAGTACCGCGACACCATCCGCCGCTACTGGAAGGGCGATGACCGGCAGGCCGCCGAGATTGGTTACCGGCTCACCGGCTCGTCGGACCTGTACGCGCTGTCCGGGCGCGGGCCCACCGCCAGCGTCAACTTCATCACCGCCCACGACGGCTTCACCCTGAGCGATCTCGTCACCTACAACGAGAAGCACAACGAGGCGAACCTCGAGGGCAACCGCGACGGCTCCAACGACAACCACTCGTGGAACTGCGGCGTGGAGGGCGAGACGGACAATGCCGTCATCAACGCCCTGCGCGACCAGCAGATGCGCAACTTCATCGCCACCCTCTTCGTCTCCCAGGGGGTGCCCATGCTCGTGGCGGGCGACGAGTTCGGCCGCACCCAGAAGGGCAACAACAACGCCTACTGCCAGGACAGCCCCATCTCCTGGGTGAACTGGGAGCTGAGCGCCCGCCAGCGCTCCCTGCTGGACTTCACCTTGCGCATGAGCAAGCTGCGCCGCGAGCAGCCCGTGCTCCGCAAGCGCCGCTTCTTCCGGGGCGCCCACATCTGGGACAGCGAGCTCAAGGACCTCGCCTGGTTCCGCCCCGATGGCAAGGAGATGCGCAAGGACGACTGGGAGAAGCCCTATGTGCGCTCACTGAGCTTCCTGCTCGGGGGCGATGCCATCCCCACCCTGGATGAGCAGGGGGAGCGCATCGTCGGCGACACCCTGCTGGTGCTGATGAACGCCCACCACGAGCCCATGGCGTTCGCTCTGCCCGCCATCGAGTGGGGTGCCGACTGGGAGCTGGTGGTGGACACCACCACGTCCGAGGACTGTTCCCACGTCCATACCCCCGCAGGCGGGAAGGTCCAGGTGGCGGGGCGCTCCATGGTGGTACTGCGCCGCCCAGCCACGGACTTGTAG
- a CDS encoding TerC family protein: protein MNTQVALWVGFNLFVMAMLAIDLGLFHRKEHVVSPKEAGVWTGVWIAISLLFCAGVWRFSGREPALQWLTAYVVEYSLSVDNLFVFLMVFGYFRVAPEHQHRVLFWGIIGAFIMRAVLIIAGTALVREFNWLIYLFGAFLVFTAGKMLLSKEDDDAADPEKGLVVRLARRVLPVAPQGDGSHFFAREEGRLKVTPLFLVLLVVEATDLLFALDSIPAVLGISQDAFIIYTSNVCAILGLRSLFFVVASLMAKFHLIKVGLGVILGFVGVKMLITYFDIHIHIGLSLGIIAGILVASIVASLIWPKPPEPEEAGAAKASKPGQDRESAKT, encoded by the coding sequence GTGAACACGCAAGTCGCGCTCTGGGTGGGCTTCAACCTCTTCGTGATGGCGATGCTCGCCATCGATTTGGGGCTGTTCCACCGCAAAGAACATGTGGTGTCGCCCAAGGAAGCGGGCGTGTGGACGGGCGTGTGGATCGCCATCAGCCTCCTGTTCTGTGCCGGGGTGTGGCGCTTCTCGGGCCGAGAGCCCGCACTCCAGTGGCTCACCGCCTACGTCGTCGAGTACTCGCTGTCCGTCGACAACCTCTTCGTCTTCCTGATGGTGTTCGGCTACTTCCGGGTCGCCCCCGAGCACCAGCACCGGGTGCTCTTCTGGGGCATCATCGGCGCCTTCATCATGCGCGCCGTGCTCATCATCGCGGGCACGGCGTTGGTGCGTGAGTTCAACTGGCTCATCTACCTGTTCGGCGCCTTCCTCGTTTTCACCGCGGGGAAGATGCTGCTCTCCAAGGAGGATGATGATGCCGCGGACCCGGAGAAGGGGCTGGTGGTGCGCCTCGCCCGGCGGGTGCTGCCGGTGGCGCCCCAAGGCGATGGCAGCCACTTCTTCGCCAGGGAGGAAGGGCGGCTGAAGGTGACGCCCCTGTTCCTCGTGCTGCTGGTGGTGGAGGCCACGGACCTGCTGTTCGCCCTGGATTCCATCCCCGCGGTGCTCGGCATCAGCCAGGACGCGTTCATCATCTACACCTCCAACGTGTGCGCCATCCTGGGCCTGCGCTCGCTGTTCTTCGTGGTGGCCAGCCTCATGGCCAAGTTCCACCTGATCAAGGTGGGTCTGGGCGTCATCCTCGGCTTCGTCGGCGTGAAGATGTTGATCACCTACTTCGACATCCACATCCACATCGGACTGTCGCTGGGGATCATCGCCGGCATCCTCGTGGCCAGCATCGTCGCCTCGCTCATCTGGCCCAAGCCCCCGGAGCCCGAGGAGGCAGGCGCCGCCAAGGCCTCCAAGCCGGGCCAGGACCGCGAGAGCGCCAAGACGTAA
- the apaG gene encoding Co2+/Mg2+ efflux protein ApaG: MSTTTTEGIRITVKPAFWPERSAPESGHYAFTYTVEIANTGSQPATLRSRHWVITDANGRVEEVKGEGVVGKQPRLAPGERFEYTSWAMLRTPFGSMRGSYQMVRSNGQQFDARISEFALTLPNALH, translated from the coding sequence ATGTCCACGACGACCACCGAGGGCATCCGCATCACCGTGAAGCCGGCCTTCTGGCCGGAGCGCAGTGCTCCGGAGTCCGGCCACTACGCATTCACGTACACGGTGGAGATCGCCAACACGGGCTCCCAGCCGGCCACCCTGCGCAGCCGGCACTGGGTCATCACCGACGCCAACGGGCGGGTGGAGGAAGTCAAAGGCGAAGGCGTGGTGGGCAAGCAGCCGAGGCTCGCGCCCGGAGAGCGCTTCGAGTACACGAGCTGGGCCATGCTCCGCACGCCCTTTGGCTCCATGCGCGGCAGCTACCAGATGGTGCGGTCCAACGGGCAGCAGTTCGACGCCCGGATCTCCGAGTTCGCTCTCACCCTGCCCAACGCCCTGCACTGA
- the hemH gene encoding ferrochelatase: MPTPKKGVLLVNLGTPDAPESGPVRRYLREFLKDPRVVDIHPVGAWMLLNLVILPTRPAKSAEAYRKVWMKEGSPLLVHSRALEASVRERLRGEYEVELGMRYGNPSIPAAVKALRSRGVKEFILLPLYPQEAASSTSSSLARAYEVLAEEWDVAGARVVPAFHDHPGFLDAFAEVARPVIAEARADHVLFSYHGLPERHMRKSDPSGQHCLASKGCCDVLTDVNRHCYRAQCFATTRALVQRLGLPPEGYTLSFQSRLGRTPWIKPYTDLVLPELAQRGVKRLAVMCPAFVADCLETLEEVGLRANEQFRECGGESLTLVPSLNSHPAWVDAVVRMVREADGAAPRTPPAP, translated from the coding sequence ATGCCTACGCCGAAGAAGGGTGTGCTGCTGGTGAACCTGGGCACTCCGGATGCCCCGGAGTCCGGCCCGGTCCGCCGCTACCTGCGCGAGTTCCTCAAGGATCCCCGGGTGGTGGACATCCACCCCGTGGGCGCGTGGATGCTGCTCAACCTCGTCATCCTCCCCACCCGCCCGGCCAAGAGCGCCGAGGCCTATCGCAAGGTGTGGATGAAGGAGGGCTCGCCGCTGCTCGTGCACAGCCGGGCGCTGGAGGCCTCCGTGCGCGAGCGCCTCCGGGGCGAGTACGAGGTAGAGCTCGGCATGCGCTATGGCAACCCCTCCATCCCGGCCGCGGTGAAGGCGCTGCGCTCGCGCGGGGTGAAGGAGTTCATCCTCCTGCCGCTCTACCCGCAGGAGGCCGCCTCCTCGACCAGCTCTTCCCTGGCGCGCGCCTACGAGGTGCTGGCCGAGGAGTGGGACGTGGCGGGCGCGCGCGTGGTGCCCGCCTTCCACGACCACCCGGGCTTTTTGGACGCGTTCGCCGAGGTGGCCAGGCCCGTCATCGCCGAGGCCCGCGCGGACCACGTCCTCTTCAGCTACCACGGCCTGCCCGAGCGCCACATGCGCAAGAGCGACCCGTCCGGACAGCACTGCCTGGCCTCGAAGGGCTGCTGCGACGTGCTGACGGACGTGAACCGCCACTGCTACCGCGCGCAGTGCTTCGCCACCACGCGCGCCCTGGTTCAGCGGCTGGGCTTGCCACCCGAGGGCTACACCCTTTCCTTCCAGTCGCGCCTGGGCCGCACGCCGTGGATCAAGCCGTACACGGACCTGGTACTGCCGGAGCTGGCCCAGCGCGGCGTGAAGCGGCTGGCGGTGATGTGCCCGGCCTTTGTCGCGGACTGCCTCGAGACGCTCGAGGAGGTGGGCCTGCGCGCCAACGAGCAGTTCCGGGAGTGCGGCGGTGAGTCGCTCACGCTCGTCCCGTCGCTGAACTCCCACCCGGCCTGGGTGGATGCCGTGGTCCGCATGGTGCGCGAGGCGGATGGCGCCGCGCCGCGGACCCCTCCCGCTCCCTGA
- a CDS encoding choice-of-anchor A family protein: MKRLLIGLLAVLITTACGTQDDAAAQQKREQREPATVASVLNDARARAELKSRRSELSTLASSAIVWDDECFALSLPANDDSSTDVISLPFQLNFFGNTYSQFFINNNGNVTFNARMPTYTPFVLGANTPPIIAPFFADVDTRYAGSGPVSGLTTFSQGAFSFEGHRAFCVSWVDVGYWSRHADKRNTFQLLLVDRSDTGAGNFDIILNYSRILWEAGDASGGRNGFGGTSAGAGFSAGTGDAANFFQFPGSLVNGALLDSNSETGLIHGSRNSTIPGRYIFNVRNGRPDIAPPVSTLTVSPGPDANGENHGPVNGVITATDTESGVASITYVLSGATTGGETVSGSAAILPVISNLGVTTITFYATDVAGNVEAPRTHTINITEEPPPPAECISVHLNDYNLFLLENYSGGHDVVGKVAARGNISMHGFAVGSGLNPSDTQNVLVAGGTLDISHGAVFGDAFYGGSTTAGGTVTFPRGTLAQGEPIDFVEHEAYLQQLSERLGLIPANGTTRREVWGGLYLNGTDPELNVFEVDGSAFTGAVVFNIDAPAGSLAVVNIRGNSATFQGFGISFSGGIDQHGVLYNFVTTTSINLQGFGVFGTVLAPYAHITFYNGSWDGGIYAQSLTGDAEGHINALNEFEICLDGSDPGGPTDPGGPTDPGGPTDPGGPTDPGGPTDPGGPTDPGGPTDPGGPTDPGGPSDPGGPSDPGGPSDPGGPSDPGGPSDPGAPGEDPGAPGEDTGGSSEYPPYYP; the protein is encoded by the coding sequence GTGAAGAGATTGTTGATCGGCTTGCTGGCGGTGCTCATAACCACCGCCTGCGGCACGCAGGATGACGCAGCAGCACAGCAAAAGCGGGAACAGAGAGAACCCGCGACTGTCGCCAGTGTCCTCAACGACGCCAGGGCTCGCGCGGAGCTCAAGAGCCGCCGCTCTGAGTTGTCGACGCTGGCCTCGAGCGCCATCGTCTGGGACGACGAGTGCTTTGCTTTGTCGCTGCCCGCCAATGATGACAGCTCCACCGACGTCATCTCGCTGCCATTCCAGCTGAACTTCTTCGGCAACACGTATTCGCAGTTCTTCATCAACAACAACGGCAACGTGACGTTCAACGCGCGGATGCCGACGTACACCCCGTTCGTGCTGGGGGCCAACACGCCTCCCATCATCGCGCCGTTCTTCGCGGACGTGGACACGCGCTACGCGGGCTCGGGCCCGGTGTCGGGGCTCACCACGTTCTCGCAGGGCGCGTTCAGCTTCGAGGGCCACCGGGCCTTCTGCGTGAGCTGGGTGGACGTGGGCTACTGGTCTCGCCACGCCGACAAGCGCAACACCTTCCAGTTGCTCCTGGTGGACCGCAGCGACACGGGCGCCGGCAACTTCGACATCATCCTGAACTACTCGCGCATCCTCTGGGAGGCCGGTGACGCGAGCGGTGGCCGCAACGGCTTCGGTGGCACCTCGGCCGGCGCGGGCTTCTCCGCGGGCACGGGTGACGCGGCCAACTTCTTCCAGTTCCCGGGCTCGCTGGTGAACGGCGCCCTGCTGGACAGCAACAGCGAGACGGGCCTGATCCACGGCAGCCGCAACAGCACCATCCCGGGCCGCTACATCTTCAACGTGCGCAACGGCCGCCCGGACATCGCGCCCCCGGTGAGCACGCTGACGGTGTCCCCGGGGCCTGATGCCAACGGCGAGAACCACGGTCCGGTCAACGGCGTCATCACCGCGACGGACACCGAGTCGGGCGTAGCGAGCATCACCTACGTGCTCAGCGGCGCGACCACGGGCGGCGAGACGGTGTCGGGCTCGGCGGCCATCCTGCCCGTCATCAGCAACCTGGGAGTGACGACGATCACCTTCTACGCGACGGACGTGGCCGGCAACGTGGAGGCCCCGCGCACGCACACCATCAACATCACCGAGGAGCCTCCTCCTCCGGCCGAGTGCATCTCCGTGCACCTGAACGACTACAACCTGTTCCTGCTGGAGAACTACTCGGGCGGCCATGACGTGGTGGGCAAGGTGGCGGCGCGCGGCAACATCTCCATGCACGGCTTCGCGGTGGGCTCGGGCCTCAATCCGAGCGACACCCAGAACGTGCTGGTGGCCGGTGGCACGCTGGACATCAGCCACGGCGCCGTCTTCGGCGACGCCTTCTACGGCGGCAGCACCACGGCGGGTGGCACGGTGACGTTCCCCCGCGGCACGCTGGCGCAGGGCGAGCCCATCGACTTCGTGGAGCACGAGGCCTACCTGCAGCAGCTGTCTGAGCGGCTGGGGCTGATTCCGGCCAACGGCACGACGCGGCGCGAGGTGTGGGGCGGCCTGTACCTGAACGGCACGGATCCGGAGCTGAACGTGTTCGAGGTGGACGGCAGCGCCTTCACGGGGGCGGTGGTGTTCAACATCGACGCGCCGGCTGGCTCGCTGGCGGTGGTGAACATCCGCGGCAACTCGGCCACCTTCCAGGGCTTCGGCATCAGCTTCAGCGGCGGCATTGATCAGCACGGGGTGCTCTACAACTTCGTGACCACCACGAGCATCAACCTGCAGGGCTTCGGCGTGTTCGGGACGGTGCTGGCGCCCTACGCCCACATCACCTTCTACAACGGCAGCTGGGATGGCGGCATCTACGCCCAGTCGCTGACGGGTGACGCCGAGGGCCACATCAACGCGCTGAACGAGTTCGAGATCTGCCTGGACGGCTCGGATCCGGGTGGCCCGACCGACCCGGGTGGCCCGACTGATCCGGGTGGCCCGACCGACCCGGGTGGCCCGACTGATCCGGGCGGCCCGACCGATCCGGGTGGCCCGACTGATCCGGGCGGCCCGACCGATCCGGGTGGCCCGACTGATCCGGGTGGCCCGTCCGACCCGGGCGGCCCGTCCGATCCGGGCGGCCCGTCCGATCCGGGCGGCCCGTCCGATCCGGGCGGCCCGTCCGATCCGGGTGCTCCTGGCGAGGATCCGGGCGCTCCGGGTGAGGATACGGGCGGCTCCTCCGAGTACCCTCCGTACTACCCGTAA